From the genome of Vicia villosa cultivar HV-30 ecotype Madison, WI linkage group LG2, Vvil1.0, whole genome shotgun sequence, one region includes:
- the LOC131649092 gene encoding uncharacterized protein At4g02000-like → MASPSIANLSINDDGEEEGFCFDLEEEVSEVSDLRLCLVGRFLCDKPIHVRSMKSRIADIWRAVKGVAIKEASEGLFLFQFEHKLDMEAVINGGPWSFDNHLLILEQVKLGIQIENIPLFHVDFWIQVHNLPAGFMIEKVGKAMASHIGMLVEYDKNNNTSFWRQYMRIRVKVDVRQPLKQSTRVKNKGGEWCVVNFKYEKLSTFCFVCGILGHSEQRCEVRFAMAEDTGKRGWSNEIRAENKKYGAPSSRWLRQERTKKSENFNPEIPGQARETQFPDEASMAAANGKSSANHGKINYESNKSFKAIYSPSNWSLNHKDSNPTISNHTAGAIKLGHVQQNIHLFQFNDPTKPSTQSLPNN, encoded by the coding sequence ATGGCGAGTCCGAGTATTGCTAATCTATCCATTAATGATGACGGTGAAGAAGAAGGTTTCTGTTTCGATCTGGAGGAAGAGGTAAGTGAGGTGTCGGATCTACGACTATGTCTAGTCGGGAGATTCCTTTGTGACAAACCGATTCATGTCCGATCCATGAAGAGTAGAATTGCGGATATATGGAGAGCTGTGAAGGGGGTCGCGATCAAGGAAGCATCTGAAGGTTTGTTCCTTTTTCAGTTTGAGCATAAACTAGATATGGAAGCGGTAATCAACGGGGGTCCGTGGAGTTTTGATAATCACCTCCTAATCCTAGAACAAGTCAAATTGGGAATTCAAATTGAAAATATACCTCTTTTCCATGTTGATTTTTGGATACAAGTCCATAATCTTCCGGCTGGCTTCATGATAGAGAAGGTAGGGAAAGCAATGGCTAGTCACATTGGTATGTTAGTGGAATATGATAAAAATAACAATACGAGTTTCTGGCGTCAATATATGAGGATCCGGGTTAAAGTCGACGTGCGGCAACCCTTGAAGCAATCTACTAGAGTCAAAAATAAAGGAGGAGAATGGTGCGTGGttaattttaaatatgaaaaGCTTAGCACATTCTGTTTTGTTTGTGGAATTCTTGGGCACTCGGAACAGAGATGTGAAGTGCGATTTGCTATGGCGGAAGACACAGGTAAAAGAGGGTGGTCCAATGAAATTCGAGCTGAGAATAAAAAATATGGCGCACCATCATCAAGATGGCTTAGGCAAGAACGCACAAAAAAGAGTGAAAATTTCAATCCTGAAATTCCTGGTCAGGCGCGTGAAACACAATTTCCAGATGAAGCGAGTATGGCTGCGGCAAATGGCAAGAGTTCAGCAAATCATGGGAAAATTAATTATGAGTCAAACAAATCCTTTAAGGCCATTTACTCACCCAGTAATTGGTCATTAAACCACAAAGATTCCAACCCCACTATTTCAAATCACACGGCTGGAGCAATTAAACTTGGGCATGTGCAACAAAATATTCACCTTTTCCAATTTAATGACCCGACCAAGCCTTCAACCCAATCATTACCCAATAACTGA
- the LOC131649093 gene encoding uncharacterized protein LOC131649093, translating to MSGAPYLKRENRKFVNSSVSVTDSFGNAFSNKFRKILDGILIVNEIVDKARRKKKELLMFKVDFEKAYDSVEWSFLDYMMSKMGFHEKWRRWIAECLKSTAVSILINGNPTNEFMMERGLRQGDPLSPFLFLIVVEGFNMLIKKALDCSKFIGYKFEKGTDRFTHLQYADDTLIIGEKKWINIRIIKANLLFFEAVRPKSSFQQELDCLPIGANPTWQLVIEAVRGRLLRWRSCYISFGGHLVLIKSDLLSLVLQGSDRHGLWLKALKNRYGEIEVMRGIASRKDSNWWKKLCDLEIGEWGNSSYFSIKEMYKDFTISGRIHSVLTWTKIWHKAVPTKISCFGWRLFHNSLATKNNLYRRNVIGQGSTRCIGECSADESISHLFFECPFFSGIWQFICKWLRISTALHRESMAHFTQFEGLIGGDKEISSKACVIWYACVWSIWKARNAKIFRNIEVEIVKLIEDIIECSWRWLSSINGNVQVNYAQWRINLRPCLGLDF from the exons GAAGATTCTTGATGGCATTCTAATTGTGAATGAGATTGTGGATAAGGCGAGGAGGAAGAAAAAGGAATTGCTTATGTTCAAAGTTGATTTCGAGAAGGCGTATGATTCAGTGGAATGGAGTTTCTTGGACTACATGATGTCAAAGATGGGTTTTCACGAAAAATGGAGGCGTTGGATAGCTGAATGTTTAAAATCTACAGCGGTGTCTATTTTAATTAATGGCAACCCGACTAACGAGTTTATGATGGAAAGAGGATTACGGCAAGGAGATCCGTTGTCTCCATTCTTATTCCTCATTGTTGTGGAAGGCTTCAATATGCTGATCAAAAAGGCGCTTGATTGCAGCAAATTCATAGGGTACAAATTCGAGAAAGGAACTGATCGATTCACACATCTGCAATATGCTGATGATACCTTGATTATTGGAGAGAAAAAATGGATAAATATCAGGATTATCAAGGCGAATTTATTGTTTTTTGAAGCTGTCAGGCCTAAAAGTTCATTTCAACAAGAGCTCGATT GCCTTCCCATTGGTGCCAACCCGACATGGCAGCTTGTTATAGAGGCGGTTAGAGGCAGACTTTTGAGATGGAGAAGCTGTTACATTTCTTTTGGTGGTCATTTAGTGCTTATCAAATCCGATCTACTTTCTCTCGTTCTTCAAGGCTCCGACAG GCACGGGTTGTGGTTAAAAGCGTTGAAGAATAGATATGGGGAAATAGAGGTCATGAGGGGTATAGCTAGTAGAAAAGATTCAAATTGGTGGAAAAAGCTTTGTGATTTAGAAATAGGGGAATGGGGAAACTCGAGTTATTTTTCTATTAAAGAGATGTATAAGGACTTTACAATTTCCGGGCGTATTCATTCTGTGTTAACGTGGACTAAGATTTGGCACAAAGCGGTTCCAACAAAAATTTCCTGTTTTGGCTGGAGGTTGTTTCATAATAGTTTAGCTACTAAGAACAACCTGTATAGAAGGAATGTTATAGGTCAAGGTTCCACTAGGTGTATTGGGGAATGCAGCGCCGATGAATCTAtatctcacttgtttttcgagtGTCCCTTTTTTTCAGGTATTTGGCAATTCATTTGCAAGTGGCTTCGGATCTCCACTGCTCTCCACAGAGAAAGTATGGCTCATTTTACACAATTTGAAGGTCTGATTGGAGGTGATAAGGAAATATCATCGAAAGCTTGTGTGATTTGGTATGCATGTGTTTGGAGCATTTGGAAAGCTAGGAACGCCAAAATCTTCCGCAACATAGAAGTGGAAATAGTAAAGCTGATTGAAGACATTATTGAGTGTTCTTGGAGATGGTTGTCTTCAATTAATGGGAATGtgcaagtaaactatgctcaatgGAGGATTAATCTTAGGCCATGTCTTGGCCTAGATTTTTAA